One segment of Candidatus Rokuibacteriota bacterium DNA contains the following:
- a CDS encoding putative hydro-lyase, whose translation MPIDARPPKEIREEIRRGKYTGVTAGLAPGYVQGNLAVLPKEYAYDFLVFCQRNPRPCPLIEVTDPGSPEPAGVAPGADLRTDIPKYRIYRDGKLAEEVTDITPYWREDLVAFLLGCSFTFEWALMDAGVPMRHIEAGRNVAMWRTSIACRPAGRFQGPMVVSMRPIPAELVPKAVTVTARFPMAHGAPVHIGDPATIGIKDVDRPEWGDPGIFQSGDVPVFWACGVTPQAVALASKPPFVITHSPGHMFITDLPNHALSVI comes from the coding sequence ATGCCGATCGACGCGCGCCCTCCCAAGGAGATTCGCGAGGAGATCCGCCGGGGCAAGTACACCGGCGTGACGGCCGGCCTGGCGCCCGGCTACGTCCAGGGGAACCTCGCCGTCCTTCCCAAGGAGTACGCCTACGACTTCCTCGTCTTCTGCCAGCGAAACCCCCGGCCCTGCCCGCTGATCGAGGTGACGGATCCCGGCTCGCCCGAGCCAGCGGGCGTGGCCCCCGGGGCCGATCTCCGAACCGACATCCCCAAGTACCGGATCTACCGCGACGGGAAGCTGGCCGAGGAGGTGACCGACATCACGCCCTACTGGCGGGAGGACCTGGTCGCCTTCCTCCTGGGCTGCTCCTTCACCTTCGAATGGGCGCTGATGGACGCGGGCGTGCCGATGCGCCACATCGAGGCCGGGCGGAACGTGGCGATGTGGCGCACCTCCATCGCGTGCCGGCCCGCCGGGCGCTTCCAGGGCCCGATGGTGGTCTCGATGCGTCCGATTCCCGCCGAGCTGGTGCCGAAGGCGGTGACGGTGACCGCGCGGTTCCCCATGGCTCACGGCGCCCCGGTCCACATCGGCGACCCTGCGACCATCGGGATCAAGGACGTGGACCGCCCCGAGTGGGGCGACCCCGGAATTTTCCAGTCCGGAGACGTGCCCGTATTCTGGGCCTGCGGCGTGACGCCCCAGGCCGTGGCCCTCGCGAGCAAGCCCCCCTTCGTCATCACCCACAGCCCCGGTCACATGTTCATCACCGACTTGCCGAACCACGCCCTCTCCGTCATTTAG
- a CDS encoding methyltransferase domain-containing protein has protein sequence MFDSQRFFEEAWPKISQGFESEADAESEIQWILGHVQLAAGARVLDAPCGFGRHALALARRGYKVTGVDLSEVELRRAHDRAAAAGLHLDLVCQDMRAMDFSEEFDLALNLFSSIGYFSDEEDRQLLDRFCRALRPGGAFVLDTRNRDHYIRNYAEEETQLVPGGTVRITHRLDLATSRIRSEWRLQEENRFLGETGLRIYSPHELYRMLRPERWSNVEIFGGLDGRPISFDSPRIVLVAWK, from the coding sequence ATGTTTGACAGCCAGCGCTTCTTCGAGGAGGCGTGGCCCAAGATCTCGCAGGGCTTCGAGTCGGAGGCCGACGCCGAGTCAGAGATCCAGTGGATCCTCGGCCACGTCCAGCTCGCCGCCGGGGCGCGTGTGCTCGACGCGCCGTGCGGGTTCGGCCGTCACGCCCTGGCGCTCGCGCGGCGCGGCTACAAGGTGACGGGCGTGGACCTGAGCGAGGTCGAGCTGCGCCGCGCCCACGACCGGGCGGCGGCTGCCGGGCTCCACCTCGACCTCGTCTGCCAGGACATGCGCGCGATGGACTTCTCCGAGGAGTTCGATCTCGCGCTGAACCTCTTCTCGAGCATCGGCTACTTCTCCGACGAGGAGGATCGCCAGCTCCTGGACCGCTTCTGCCGGGCCCTCAGGCCCGGCGGAGCCTTCGTCCTCGACACCCGGAACCGCGACCACTACATTCGCAACTACGCGGAGGAGGAGACCCAGCTGGTCCCTGGCGGCACGGTGAGGATCACGCATCGCCTGGACCTCGCGACGAGCCGGATCAGGAGCGAGTGGCGGCTCCAGGAGGAGAACCGCTTTCTGGGGGAGACAGGGCTCAGGATCTATTCGCCGCATGAGCTCTACCGGATGCTCAGGCCGGAGCGATGGTCGAACGTGGAGATCTTCGGCGGCCTCGACGGCCGCCCCATCAGCTTCGACTCGCCGCGAATCGTCCTCGTCGCCTGGAAGTGA
- the larA gene encoding nickel-dependent lactate racemase, whose protein sequence is MPVVRLPYDTGRTIELAIPDSNYLGSVEQPRLPAVGDPAAEVRRALAEPVGTRPLAELARGKRRVVIAVTDLTRYCPDAMVAEAVLAELGRAGVPDSAVAFVMGLGSHRAMSRAEIAAKLGASIADGFRVSNHDWKDDRALVDLGTEQGFPIQVSREVVDTDLRITTGVVEPHLFAGYSGGAKTMVIGAGGHATIGATHGYQVLSHPSSRLGQADSVFRRFINTAGERLGVEFVVNLVIDPDKRLIRAFAGAPVAVFRAGVAFARSVFEVPVASVADIVVSVPGPPKNLNLYQATRACYPAILGPKPVVREGGIVIVPTPCSDGVGEESARLWLRDTPDGPSIVEKARTRGIPEGAHMGYRFGRFLTHVSQVIVTDCLIPEATIHEVRLTPMATAQAALDHALATLGADARVLVIPHGVATIPVLSS, encoded by the coding sequence ATGCCGGTCGTGAGGCTTCCGTACGACACCGGGCGGACGATCGAGCTGGCCATCCCCGACAGCAACTACCTGGGCAGCGTCGAGCAGCCGCGGCTCCCCGCCGTCGGAGACCCTGCCGCCGAGGTGCGGCGGGCGCTCGCCGAGCCCGTCGGGACGCGGCCGCTGGCGGAGCTGGCGCGGGGCAAGCGGCGGGTCGTGATCGCGGTCACCGATCTCACGCGCTACTGCCCCGACGCGATGGTCGCTGAGGCGGTCCTCGCCGAGCTGGGCCGGGCCGGCGTGCCGGACTCGGCGGTTGCCTTCGTCATGGGTCTCGGGAGCCACCGGGCGATGTCGCGCGCGGAGATCGCTGCCAAGCTGGGTGCGAGCATCGCTGACGGCTTCCGGGTTTCGAACCACGACTGGAAGGACGACCGCGCCCTGGTGGACCTGGGAACGGAGCAGGGCTTCCCGATCCAGGTGAGCCGTGAGGTCGTGGACACAGACCTCCGGATCACCACCGGCGTCGTCGAGCCCCACCTCTTCGCCGGCTACTCGGGCGGTGCCAAGACGATGGTGATCGGGGCCGGCGGCCACGCGACGATCGGTGCGACCCACGGCTATCAGGTCCTCTCCCATCCCTCCTCGCGCCTCGGCCAGGCGGACTCGGTCTTTCGCCGCTTCATCAACACTGCCGGCGAGCGCCTGGGCGTCGAGTTCGTCGTCAACCTGGTGATCGACCCCGACAAACGACTGATCCGCGCCTTCGCGGGCGCCCCGGTCGCGGTCTTTCGCGCGGGGGTGGCGTTCGCCCGGAGCGTGTTCGAGGTGCCCGTCGCCAGTGTCGCGGACATCGTGGTGTCGGTCCCCGGCCCCCCGAAGAACCTCAACCTCTACCAGGCCACGCGCGCCTGCTACCCGGCGATCCTCGGGCCGAAACCGGTCGTGAGGGAAGGCGGGATCGTCATCGTCCCCACCCCGTGCTCGGACGGCGTGGGCGAGGAGTCAGCACGGCTCTGGCTCCGCGACACGCCCGATGGCCCGAGTATCGTCGAAAAAGCGCGCACCCGGGGGATCCCGGAGGGCGCCCACATGGGGTACCGCTTCGGCCGCTTCCTGACCCATGTCTCCCAAGTGATCGTGACCGACTGCCTGATCCCGGAGGCGACGATCCACGAGGTGCGGCTCACCCCGATGGCGACGGCCCAGGCGGCGCTCGACCACGCCCTCGCCACCCTCGGGGCTGACGCCCGGGTCCTCGTGATCCCCCACGGCGTGGCCACCATTCCCGTTCTCTCTTCTTAA
- a CDS encoding hydroxyacid dehydrogenase: MAHDIKPLVIVGGPIHTAGIELLQSEARVVIAEDLTEEGVVRAAQDAEAILFRIKPPCTERLMASCPKLKVVGRYGVGLDTVDLAAATRLGIAVVHAPGSNSDSVAEHALMLMLCCVKKTIRMDRSARRGEWRGSDYRGITELKGATLGIIGVGNIGRRVAHIARGFGMNVLGYDPYVPRDELERREVQPVSDLADLLARADIVTCHTPHTPETHHLISEKTIARMKDGAIFINTSRGKVQDERAVFEALTRGKLRAAGLDVWEEEPTSLDNPLLNLDNVVCTPHVAGVSETANRNIAVGVASEILRVLRGEKPKALGNPDLWPRLTHLRLDNRWGP; the protein is encoded by the coding sequence ATGGCCCACGACATTAAGCCCCTCGTCATCGTCGGTGGACCGATCCATACCGCCGGAATCGAACTGCTCCAGAGCGAGGCCCGCGTCGTGATCGCGGAGGATCTGACCGAGGAGGGGGTCGTCCGCGCGGCCCAGGACGCCGAGGCCATCCTGTTCAGGATCAAGCCCCCGTGCACCGAGCGCCTCATGGCCTCCTGCCCCAAGCTCAAGGTGGTGGGGCGCTACGGGGTCGGCCTCGATACCGTGGACCTCGCGGCCGCGACGCGACTGGGGATTGCCGTGGTCCACGCCCCGGGCTCCAACTCGGACTCGGTGGCGGAGCACGCGCTCATGCTGATGCTCTGCTGCGTGAAGAAGACCATCCGCATGGACCGGTCCGCGCGGCGGGGTGAGTGGCGGGGATCGGACTACCGGGGGATCACCGAGCTGAAGGGGGCCACGCTCGGGATCATCGGGGTCGGCAACATCGGCCGGCGCGTGGCCCACATCGCCCGCGGCTTCGGGATGAACGTCCTCGGGTACGACCCCTACGTCCCGCGCGACGAGCTGGAGCGGCGCGAGGTGCAGCCGGTCTCCGACCTCGCCGACCTCCTGGCCCGCGCCGATATCGTGACGTGTCACACGCCGCACACGCCCGAGACCCATCACCTGATCAGCGAGAAGACGATCGCGCGGATGAAGGACGGGGCGATCTTCATCAACACCTCGCGCGGCAAGGTGCAGGACGAGCGCGCGGTGTTCGAGGCGCTGACCCGGGGGAAGCTCCGCGCGGCCGGCCTGGATGTGTGGGAGGAGGAGCCCACGTCCCTGGACAATCCGCTCCTGAACCTGGACAACGTGGTCTGCACCCCGCACGTGGCAGGCGTGAGCGAGACGGCCAACCGCAACATCGCGGTCGGCGTGGCATCGGAAATCCTGAGAGTCCTGCGCGGCGAGAAGCCCAAAGCCCTCGGCAACCCCGACCTCTGGCCCCGCCTCACCCACCTGCGGCTGGACAATCGGTGGGGGCCTTGA
- the pxpB gene encoding 5-oxoprolinase subunit PxpB, translating into MYSEPKFLPAGDQAVSVEFGDAIGPEVNTRVRALEYLIQQKAIPGIVETVPTFRALLVYYDPIVIGWNELLAILTALIPQAQAEALPPSRLVEIPCCYGGELGFDLQAVGEKLGLSPEQVVSRHSAEEYLVYFIGFTPGLPYMVGMSDPLTIPRLDKPRTKTPAGSVGIGGTQCCIYPVESPGGFWILGRTPLALYDPSRSDPILLRPGDRVRFRPIDPGEFERISAEVAAGCFVARVET; encoded by the coding sequence ATGTATTCGGAGCCGAAGTTCCTCCCTGCGGGCGACCAGGCCGTTTCGGTGGAGTTCGGTGACGCGATCGGCCCCGAGGTCAACACGCGCGTTCGGGCCCTCGAGTACCTGATCCAGCAGAAGGCGATCCCGGGCATCGTCGAGACCGTTCCGACGTTCCGCGCGCTCCTGGTCTACTACGACCCGATCGTCATCGGCTGGAATGAGCTGCTCGCGATCCTCACCGCGCTCATCCCTCAGGCCCAGGCCGAGGCGCTCCCGCCGAGCCGGCTGGTCGAGATCCCGTGCTGCTACGGCGGCGAGCTGGGCTTCGACCTCCAGGCAGTCGGTGAGAAGCTCGGGCTCTCCCCGGAGCAGGTCGTGAGCCGCCACTCGGCGGAGGAGTATCTGGTGTACTTCATCGGCTTCACGCCGGGGCTCCCCTACATGGTGGGGATGTCCGATCCGCTGACGATCCCGCGCCTCGACAAGCCGCGCACGAAGACCCCGGCGGGCAGCGTCGGGATCGGCGGGACCCAGTGCTGCATCTACCCGGTCGAGAGCCCCGGTGGCTTCTGGATTCTCGGCCGGACGCCGCTCGCCCTCTATGACCCCTCGCGCTCGGATCCGATCCTCCTCCGTCCGGGCGACCGCGTGCGCTTTCGCCCGATCGACCCGGGCGAGTTCGAGCGCATCTCGGCCGAGGTGGCGGCAGGGTGCTTCGTCGCCAGGGTGGAGACGTGA
- a CDS encoding N-acetyltransferase has translation MSEITIRPATLDDAPAICTIYNQGIEDRIATLETDLRTPEERRQWLTARGPQHPVIVAEAGGTVVGWGSLNAFNPRRAYDFVADFSVYVERRWRGERVGSRLLAGLVELARELGYHKLVLSAFPWNEGGMALYRKFGFRTVGVYKEQGKLDGQWVDTIIMEKILE, from the coding sequence ATGAGTGAGATAACGATCCGGCCCGCGACGCTCGACGACGCCCCGGCAATCTGCACGATCTACAACCAGGGGATCGAGGACCGGATCGCAACCCTGGAGACCGATCTCAGGACGCCGGAGGAGCGCCGGCAGTGGCTGACGGCGCGCGGCCCGCAGCACCCCGTCATCGTCGCCGAGGCCGGCGGAACCGTCGTCGGCTGGGGGAGCCTCAACGCGTTCAACCCCCGGCGCGCCTATGACTTCGTCGCCGACTTCTCCGTGTACGTCGAGCGCCGGTGGCGAGGGGAGCGCGTCGGCAGTCGCCTTCTCGCCGGGCTCGTGGAGCTGGCGCGGGAGCTCGGCTATCACAAGCTGGTCCTCTCGGCCTTCCCCTGGAACGAGGGCGGCATGGCGCTCTACCGGAAGTTCGGCTTCCGCACCGTGGGGGTCTACAAGGAGCAGGGCAAGCTGGACGGTCAGTGGGTGGACACGATCATCATGGAGAAGATTCTCGAGTGA